A part of Clostridium novyi genomic DNA contains:
- the pseH gene encoding UDP-4-amino-4,6-dideoxy-N-acetyl-beta-L-altrosamine N-acetyltransferase, which translates to MSLKLKKILKEDLNLVAKWRMSEEVTKYMYTDPQITEESQLIWYHSILNDDKVKYWIIEFKDVKIGALCLNDIDYINKKCYWGYYIGDTSFRGKGIAKMLECNIYDYIFFKLNLNKLCTEVFSFNEKVVKIHEKYGSQIEGILKQHILKNGKYYDVVRMGMTKDRWQLVKNNIEYEKIYIEEQ; encoded by the coding sequence ATGAGTTTGAAATTAAAAAAAATATTAAAAGAAGATTTAAATTTAGTTGCTAAATGGAGAATGAGTGAAGAAGTAACTAAATATATGTACACTGATCCCCAAATAACAGAGGAATCTCAGTTAATATGGTATCATTCAATATTGAATGATGATAAAGTAAAGTATTGGATTATTGAATTTAAAGATGTAAAAATTGGTGCATTGTGTTTAAATGATATAGACTATATTAATAAAAAATGTTATTGGGGCTATTATATAGGAGATACTTCATTTAGAGGAAAAGGCATAGCAAAGATGTTGGAATGTAACATATATGATTATATATTTTTTAAACTTAACTTAAATAAATTATGCACTGAGGTATTTAGCTTTAATGAAAAGGTAGTTAAAATACATGAAAAATATGGATCACAAATAGAAGGGATTTTAAAACAACACATATTAAAAAATGGTAAATATTACGATGTAGTTAGAATGGGAATGACAAAAGATAGATGGCAGTTAGTAAAAAATAATATAGAATATGAAAAGATATATATAGAAGAACAATAA
- a CDS encoding cytidylyltransferase domain-containing protein — MKVVCIIQARTGSTRLPGKILKKICDKTVLEHDIERIKRIKNIDEIVIATTDKTQDDLIVNEALKLNIKYFRGSENDVLSRYYYAAKKYNADIIVRVTSDCPLIDSKVSEETINYYLNNKFDYVSNTYERTFPRGLDTEVFSFKLLEKAFKETKDQIYREHVTTYFWKNPDIFSIGCYKSDVNYSKYRLTLDTKQDLKLIKKIYSNLYKKDKYFTLYDIIDLLNNNEELTEINNMIEQKKV; from the coding sequence ATGAAAGTAGTATGTATTATCCAAGCTAGAACTGGATCTACAAGATTACCGGGGAAAATATTGAAAAAAATATGCGATAAAACAGTTTTAGAACATGACATTGAAAGAATAAAAAGAATTAAAAATATAGATGAAATAGTTATTGCTACTACAGATAAAACTCAGGATGATTTAATAGTTAACGAAGCTTTAAAGTTAAATATAAAGTATTTTAGAGGTTCAGAGAATGATGTTCTTTCAAGATATTACTATGCAGCTAAAAAATATAATGCAGATATAATAGTTAGAGTTACTAGTGATTGTCCATTAATAGATAGTAAAGTATCAGAAGAAACTATAAATTATTATCTCAACAATAAATTTGATTATGTAAGTAATACTTATGAAAGGACTTTCCCAAGAGGATTAGATACAGAAGTTTTTAGCTTTAAATTATTAGAAAAAGCTTTTAAAGAAACAAAAGATCAAATATATAGAGAACATGTTACCACATATTTTTGGAAAAATCCTGATATATTTTCAATTGGATGTTATAAAAGTGATGTTAATTATTCTAAATATAGACTAACATTAGATACTAAACAAGATTTAAAATTGATAAAAAAAATTTATTCTAACTTATACAAGAAAGATAAGTATTTTACATTATATGATATTATAGATTTATTAAATAATAATGAAGAACTTACAGAAATAAATAATATGATAGAACAAAAAAAAGTATAA
- the pseB gene encoding UDP-N-acetylglucosamine 4,6-dehydratase (inverting) has translation MLNNKIILVTGGTGSFGNKFTKMILDKYNPQKIIIYSRDEFKQDLMKKEFTSKYPDKVDKLRFFIGDIRDKDRLYRAFNGVDYVIHAAAMKQVPACEYNPFEAIKTNIHGAQNIIDAALDKGVKKVVALSTDKAVNPINLYGGTKLVSDKLFIAANAYSGKEGTIFSVVRYGNVAGSRGSVIPFFQSLIENGNQELPITDFRMTRFWITLEQGVELVLKALEESRGGETYISKIPSFKITDLAKAMLKDCKLKEVGIREGEKLHEVMITRDDSRNTYEYEKHYIIYPHFDWWCSQRYFTPGGNPIKEGFEYDSGNNSEWLSIDDLRNEIIKLELHDL, from the coding sequence ATGCTTAATAATAAAATCATACTAGTAACCGGTGGAACAGGTTCCTTTGGAAATAAGTTTACAAAAATGATATTAGATAAATATAATCCCCAAAAAATAATAATATATTCTAGAGATGAATTTAAACAAGATTTAATGAAAAAAGAATTTACATCAAAATATCCAGATAAAGTTGATAAACTTAGATTTTTTATAGGAGATATACGAGACAAAGATAGGTTATATAGGGCTTTTAATGGAGTAGATTATGTAATTCATGCAGCGGCTATGAAACAAGTACCTGCTTGTGAGTATAATCCCTTTGAAGCTATAAAAACAAATATTCATGGAGCGCAGAATATAATAGATGCTGCATTAGATAAAGGCGTAAAAAAGGTAGTAGCGCTTTCAACTGATAAGGCTGTTAATCCTATAAATTTATATGGAGGAACAAAATTAGTTTCAGATAAACTTTTTATTGCTGCTAATGCGTATTCAGGTAAAGAGGGAACTATATTTTCAGTAGTTAGATATGGAAATGTTGCAGGTAGTAGAGGCTCTGTAATTCCTTTTTTTCAATCTTTAATAGAAAATGGAAATCAAGAATTACCTATAACAGATTTTAGAATGACGAGATTTTGGATTACTTTAGAGCAAGGAGTAGAACTTGTATTAAAAGCTTTAGAAGAATCTAGAGGTGGAGAAACGTACATATCTAAGATACCTTCTTTTAAAATAACTGATTTAGCTAAAGCAATGTTAAAGGATTGTAAGTTAAAGGAAGTTGGTATAAGAGAAGGAGAAAAATTACATGAAGTTATGATAACACGAGATGACTCTAGAAATACTTATGAATATGAAAAACACTATATAATATATCCTCATTTTGATTGGTGGTGTTCACAGAGATATTTTACACCTGGTGGAAATCCTATAAAAGAGGGATTTGAATATGATTCAGGTAATAATAGTGAGTGGTTATCTATTGATGATTTGAGAAATGAAATTATTAAATTAGAATTGCATGATTTATAG
- a CDS encoding motility associated factor glycosyltransferase family protein — translation MLKLEVGNKGFYTLKFNNKYIHSKYDPVKESDVFINKHQELLTNKIIVVYGLGLGYHIYNILSKVNENTTIIVFEWNEEVVRICREMGLDLFKRNNVKIFTKNEKFYIKLQEYLKLVKDIIIYKPCLETIKEENIKLYDLINEYDLNRKSIQKNKQLLMENYKNNINCNNKNIKELIKYYKDIKKTYIIIAAGPSLDYSINKLKKYRDDYIIISVGSALMTLNDSGVIPDIITIIDGQKVVENQFKGFNRDDVPLCFLSTASRWAVNKYNGPKYIFFNDNNEDDLVIETGKTVAVAAINIAIKCGAKEIVFLGQDLAYINKKTHSYTYEKMYMKKDVITINDKTPIVKGYDGKQLYTSKAYLYYKKQIENIINDNKKLMFVNCSKGAFIEGAEHIDFERYINLKLDY, via the coding sequence ATGCTGAAGTTAGAGGTGGGAAATAAAGGGTTTTATACACTTAAATTTAATAATAAATATATACATAGTAAATATGATCCAGTAAAAGAATCAGATGTATTTATTAATAAACATCAAGAATTATTAACAAATAAAATAATAGTTGTTTATGGATTAGGATTAGGATATCACATATATAATATTTTATCAAAAGTTAATGAGAATACTACTATAATTGTATTTGAATGGAATGAAGAAGTTGTTAGAATATGTAGAGAAATGGGTTTGGACTTATTTAAAAGAAATAACGTAAAAATTTTTACTAAAAATGAAAAATTTTATATAAAGTTACAAGAATATTTAAAATTAGTAAAAGATATTATAATATATAAGCCTTGTTTAGAGACTATAAAAGAGGAAAATATTAAACTCTATGATTTAATTAATGAATATGATTTGAATAGAAAATCTATACAGAAGAACAAACAATTACTTATGGAAAATTATAAAAATAATATAAATTGTAATAATAAAAATATAAAAGAATTAATTAAATATTATAAAGATATAAAAAAAACATATATTATTATAGCTGCAGGTCCATCTCTAGATTATAGTATTAATAAATTAAAAAAATATAGAGATGATTATATTATAATAAGTGTGGGATCTGCTTTGATGACTCTAAATGACTCAGGAGTTATTCCTGATATAATAACTATAATCGATGGTCAAAAAGTGGTTGAGAATCAATTTAAGGGATTTAATAGAGATGATGTACCGTTATGTTTTTTATCTACTGCATCAAGATGGGCTGTAAATAAATATAATGGTCCTAAATATATTTTTTTTAATGATAATAATGAAGATGATTTAGTAATTGAAACGGGAAAAACTGTAGCTGTAGCTGCTATTAATATAGCTATAAAGTGCGGTGCAAAGGAAATTGTTTTTTTAGGACAAGATTTGGCTTATATTAATAAAAAAACACATTCATATACTTATGAAAAAATGTATATGAAAAAAGATGTAATAACTATTAATGATAAAACACCTATAGTAAAAGGTTATGATGGAAAACAATTATATACTAGCAAAGCTTATTTATATTATAAAAAGCAAATAGAAAATATAATAAATGATAATAAAAAATTAATGTTTGTAAATTGTAGTAAAGGAGCTTTTATTGAGGGGGCTGAACATATAGATTTTGAAAGATACATAAATTTAAAATTAGACTATTGA
- a CDS encoding motility associated factor glycosyltransferase family protein, whose protein sequence is MSVEFSLEKSKDNFNILKMSNEERQVYIGSKYNMKNYLEKFINDIGNIAKEDSVFLILGIGGGEELKCLKNKYPESKIIILEPIKELISYAYKNNIIKFTESDNVYVRFIDNKVKTTFMLKGLLQEYEVKRIVFKCLYNYDKIFKNQLCEITDIVKTSLIDKIIDINTNIYFSRRWFDTMISNLEYMIKSSTVDNLKNSMENIPSIIVSAGPSLEKNIKQLHNVKNNMLILSGGRTLKPLTKENIVPNLLGVIDAAKVSYDLVQGYIEHTKVPLLFYEGTNEEVVKNHKSEKVFFTKSAFIEKCFENNDINLVMGGSIAHILTTFSIYIGCNPIIFIGQDFAYTNEKYHADIAINQFTSKEQNKAKNENSLYVKDIKGDIVRTNVVLDSFRRDMELIIKQYPKITFINATEGGANIEGTINMSLSDAIKKYKLNSKVELNINNRFNEDIKNRFLNILTEAFKSSNVIKKQCQTGIDIVNKLSKHVALKDNCKINESLKKLKYVDDNIKNNYKSLEILYTLLYPISFTIMSKYKAENDKEIIEKSKFLYESLLKNVEYAIMKIQQSINNIKNMEIKNAEVRGGK, encoded by the coding sequence ATGTCAGTAGAATTTTCATTAGAAAAAAGCAAGGATAATTTTAATATATTAAAAATGTCTAATGAAGAAAGACAAGTATATATAGGTAGCAAATATAATATGAAAAATTATTTGGAAAAGTTTATAAATGATATAGGAAATATAGCAAAAGAAGATAGTGTTTTTTTGATTTTGGGAATAGGTGGGGGTGAAGAGTTAAAATGCCTTAAAAATAAATATCCTGAAAGTAAGATAATTATTTTAGAACCTATAAAAGAATTAATAAGTTATGCATATAAAAATAATATAATTAAATTTACTGAAAGTGATAATGTTTACGTAAGATTTATTGATAATAAGGTAAAAACAACTTTTATGTTAAAAGGGTTATTACAAGAATATGAGGTAAAAAGAATAGTTTTTAAGTGTCTATATAATTATGATAAAATTTTTAAAAACCAATTATGTGAAATAACTGATATTGTTAAAACTAGTTTGATAGATAAAATTATAGATATAAATACTAATATATATTTTTCTAGAAGATGGTTTGATACTATGATTTCTAATTTAGAGTATATGATAAAATCTTCAACAGTGGATAATCTTAAAAATTCTATGGAAAATATTCCGAGTATAATTGTATCAGCAGGACCATCTTTAGAGAAAAATATTAAGCAATTGCATAATGTTAAAAATAATATGCTGATTTTAAGCGGTGGTAGAACATTAAAACCTTTGACAAAAGAAAATATAGTACCTAATTTATTAGGTGTTATAGATGCAGCAAAAGTCTCTTATGATTTAGTTCAAGGATATATTGAACATACTAAAGTACCGCTATTGTTTTATGAGGGAACTAATGAAGAAGTAGTTAAAAATCATAAATCGGAGAAGGTGTTTTTTACAAAAAGTGCTTTTATAGAAAAATGTTTTGAAAATAATGATATAAATTTAGTAATGGGGGGATCAATTGCACATATATTAACTACATTTTCAATATATATAGGGTGCAATCCTATAATATTTATAGGACAAGATTTTGCATACACTAATGAAAAATATCACGCGGATATAGCTATAAATCAATTTACGAGTAAAGAACAAAATAAAGCTAAAAATGAAAATAGTTTATACGTAAAAGACATAAAAGGAGATATTGTTAGAACAAATGTAGTTTTAGATTCTTTTAGACGAGATATGGAACTTATTATAAAGCAATATCCTAAAATTACTTTTATAAATGCTACAGAAGGAGGAGCAAATATAGAAGGAACCATAAATATGTCATTGAGTGATGCTATTAAAAAGTACAAATTAAATTCTAAAGTTGAATTAAATATTAATAATAGATTTAATGAAGATATAAAGAATAGATTTTTAAATATTTTAACAGAAGCTTTTAAATCTAGTAATGTGATTAAAAAGCAATGTCAAACAGGAATTGATATAGTAAATAAATTAAGTAAACATGTAGCTTTAAAAGATAATTGTAAGATTAATGAAAGTTTAAAGAAGTTAAAATATGTAGATGATAATATAAAGAATAATTATAAAAGTTTAGAAATATTATATACATTATTATATCCAATATCTTTTACAATTATGTCTAAATATAAGGCAGAAAATGATAAGGAAATAATAGAAAAAAGTAAGTTTTTATATGAATCTTTATTAAAAAATGTTGAATACGCTATTATGAAAATTCAACAAAGTATAAACAATATAAAAAATATGGAGATTAAAAATGCTGAAGTTAGAGGTGGGAAATAA
- a CDS encoding flagellin: MIINHNMNAMNAHRMMGQNINGAGKAMEKLSSGLRINRAGDDAAGLSISEKMRGQIRGLNQASRNAQDGISLIQTAEGALNETHAILQRMRELSVQAANDTNKTEDRAMIQKEFSQLQTEITRIGKDTQFNKQNLLTGSASSIDFQVGANEKQVINVKIGDMRATALNVDAAKVSITKGANAKVAMTAIDTAINKVSDERATLGSIQNRLEHTINSDNNAAENLQAAESRIRDVDMAKEMMQFSKKNILQQAAQAMLAQANQQPQGVLQLLR; this comes from the coding sequence ATGATTATTAATCACAATATGAACGCAATGAATGCTCACAGAATGATGGGACAAAACATTAACGGTGCTGGAAAAGCAATGGAAAAATTATCTTCAGGATTAAGAATAAACAGAGCTGGAGATGACGCTGCAGGACTTTCAATTTCAGAAAAAATGAGAGGACAAATAAGAGGATTAAATCAAGCATCAAGAAATGCTCAAGATGGTATCTCTTTAATCCAAACAGCTGAAGGAGCTTTAAACGAAACACACGCAATACTTCAAAGAATGAGAGAATTATCAGTACAAGCTGCTAATGATACAAACAAAACAGAAGATAGAGCAATGATACAAAAAGAATTCTCACAATTACAAACAGAAATCACAAGAATTGGAAAAGACACTCAATTCAATAAACAAAACCTATTAACAGGATCAGCTTCAAGCATAGACTTCCAAGTAGGAGCTAATGAAAAACAAGTTATAAATGTTAAAATTGGTGATATGAGAGCCACTGCTTTAAATGTTGATGCAGCTAAAGTTAGCATAACTAAAGGTGCAAATGCAAAAGTAGCAATGACTGCTATAGATACTGCAATAAACAAAGTATCAGATGAAAGAGCAACACTTGGATCAATCCAAAATAGATTAGAACATACAATAAACTCTGATAACAATGCAGCAGAAAACTTACAAGCAGCAGAATCAAGAATAAGAGACGTTGATATGGCAAAAGAAATGATGCAATTCTCTAAGAAGAACATACTTCAACAAGCAGCTCAAGCTATGCTTGCTCAAGCTAATCAACAACCACAAGGTGTACTTCAATTATTAAGATAA
- a CDS encoding flagellin: MIINHNMNAMNAHRMMGQNINGAGKAMEKLSSGLRINRAGDDAAGLSISEKMRGQIRGLNQASRNAQDGISLIQTAEGALNETHAILQRMRELSVQAANDTNKTEDRAMIQKEFSQLQTEITRIGKDTQFNKQNLLTGSASSIDFQVGANEKQVINVKIGDMRATALNVDAAKVSITKGANAKVAMTAIDTAINKVSDERATLGSIQNRLEHTINSDNNAAENLQAAESRIRDVDMAKEMMQFSKKNILQQAAQAMLAQANQQPQGVLQLLR; this comes from the coding sequence ATGATTATTAATCACAATATGAACGCAATGAATGCTCACAGAATGATGGGACAAAACATTAACGGTGCTGGAAAAGCAATGGAAAAATTATCTTCAGGATTAAGAATAAACAGAGCTGGAGATGACGCTGCAGGACTTTCAATTTCAGAAAAAATGAGAGGACAAATCAGAGGATTAAATCAAGCATCAAGAAATGCTCAAGATGGTATCTCTTTAATCCAAACAGCTGAAGGAGCTTTAAACGAAACACACGCAATACTTCAAAGAATGAGAGAATTATCAGTACAAGCTGCTAATGATACAAACAAAACAGAAGATAGAGCAATGATACAAAAAGAATTCTCACAATTACAAACAGAAATCACAAGAATTGGAAAAGACACTCAATTCAATAAACAAAACCTATTAACAGGATCAGCTTCAAGCATAGACTTCCAAGTAGGAGCTAATGAAAAACAAGTTATAAATGTTAAAATTGGTGATATGAGAGCCACTGCTTTAAATGTTGATGCAGCTAAAGTTAGCATAACTAAAGGTGCAAATGCAAAAGTAGCAATGACTGCTATAGATACTGCAATAAACAAAGTATCAGATGAAAGAGCAACACTTGGATCAATCCAAAATAGATTAGAACATACAATAAACTCTGATAACAATGCAGCAGAAAATTTACAAGCAGCAGAATCAAGAATAAGAGACGTTGATATGGCAAAAGAAATGATGCAATTCTCTAAGAAGAACATACTTCAACAAGCAGCTCAAGCTATGCTTGCTCAAGCTAATCAACAACCACAAGGTGTACTTCAATTATTAAGATAA
- the fliD gene encoding flagellar filament capping protein FliD, whose protein sequence is MSDIGAVGGNFNRITGLATGMDTDAMVKKMIMREQQRIDKANGDKQYNQWRQEEYIGIIKDTRELRDDFLLISAPKETNLMRSDAYAATKAKSDNEGLIGARSMPGAKSGRYQIKVKDIARAATIEFKGTKDDVANVKEEIKKIKPELLNSVEVNFSELTGKISIVSKETGKKISEDTSMKEISKALKGKYSLDYREIDGNPAEVYIKEPGQSEYIKVDSKYTSKNKFVIDNMEYDISGATTSNIINTKDDNGSIAINVKKDVSSSVDKIKKFVEKYNKLVEKLNTKVDEKKIYSYKPLTEEQKKAMKPEEVKEWEKKAKQGIIKNDMNVQQMLSQMRQAFYGGYSKDTSKSDHATFGISLSEVGITTSKETSKRGQLVIDESKLTKALEEKSDKVYELFTKSGDNKESQGILNRITDVVDKFVGGHGGQDGILVKKAGYKDSRWLLNNDLSKKIIEQEKQIKQLERTMITKQEQYYKMFTKLEVAMNKMNAQSSWFQAQMGGK, encoded by the coding sequence ATGTCAGACATAGGTGCAGTTGGAGGAAATTTCAATAGAATTACTGGACTTGCTACAGGTATGGACACAGATGCAATGGTAAAAAAAATGATAATGAGGGAACAACAAAGAATAGATAAGGCTAATGGAGATAAGCAGTATAATCAGTGGAGACAAGAAGAATATATAGGAATAATAAAAGATACTAGAGAATTAAGAGATGATTTTTTACTTATAAGTGCTCCTAAAGAAACTAATCTTATGAGAAGTGATGCTTATGCTGCAACTAAAGCTAAAAGTGATAATGAAGGACTTATAGGTGCAAGATCTATGCCCGGTGCTAAATCTGGAAGATATCAAATTAAAGTTAAAGATATAGCAAGAGCTGCTACTATTGAATTTAAAGGAACCAAAGATGATGTAGCTAATGTTAAGGAAGAAATAAAAAAAATTAAACCAGAATTATTAAATTCAGTAGAAGTAAATTTCAGCGAACTTACAGGTAAAATAAGTATAGTATCAAAAGAAACAGGTAAGAAGATTTCAGAAGATACTTCAATGAAAGAAATATCAAAGGCTTTAAAAGGAAAATATAGCTTAGATTACAGAGAAATAGATGGAAATCCAGCAGAAGTATATATAAAAGAACCTGGTCAAAGCGAGTATATTAAAGTTGATTCGAAATATACTTCTAAAAATAAATTTGTAATAGATAATATGGAATATGATATATCAGGAGCAACAACATCTAATATAATAAACACTAAAGATGATAATGGCTCAATAGCTATTAATGTTAAAAAAGATGTATCTTCAAGTGTAGATAAGATAAAGAAGTTTGTAGAAAAATATAATAAGCTAGTAGAAAAATTAAATACAAAAGTAGATGAAAAGAAAATATATAGTTATAAACCATTAACAGAAGAACAAAAGAAAGCTATGAAACCTGAAGAAGTAAAGGAATGGGAAAAGAAAGCAAAACAAGGTATAATAAAAAATGATATGAATGTGCAACAAATGTTATCCCAAATGAGACAAGCTTTTTATGGTGGATATAGTAAAGATACTTCAAAATCAGATCATGCAACTTTTGGAATAAGTTTAAGTGAAGTAGGAATAACTACATCTAAGGAAACTAGTAAAAGAGGACAACTTGTAATAGATGAAAGTAAGTTAACAAAGGCATTGGAAGAAAAAAGTGATAAAGTATATGAACTATTCACAAAATCAGGAGATAATAAAGAGTCACAAGGAATACTTAATAGAATAACAGATGTTGTTGATAAATTTGTTGGAGGACATGGTGGTCAAGATGGGATTTTAGTAAAAAAAGCAGGATATAAAGATTCAAGATGGCTTCTAAACAATGATTTAAGTAAAAAGATTATTGAACAAGAAAAGCAAATAAAACAACTTGAAAGAACAATGATTACAAAACAAGAACAATATTACAAAATGTTTACAAAACTTGAAGTTGCAATGAACAAAATGAATGCTCAATCAAGTTGGTTTCAAGCTCAGATGGGTGGAAAATAG
- the fliS gene encoding flagellar export chaperone FliS, whose protein sequence is MYASNAYKTYKNNSVNHASKEQLLLMLLDGAVKFAKMGRQAIIDKKIQKAHESLTRTQDIFYELMASLDISSGAEWSKQLMGIYEFITKRLADANIKKDVEIMNEVVPLIEDIRNTWYEAEKLSRGQR, encoded by the coding sequence ATGTACGCTAGTAATGCATATAAAACATACAAAAATAACAGTGTAAATCATGCTTCAAAAGAGCAGCTATTACTTATGTTACTCGATGGAGCTGTTAAATTTGCCAAGATGGGTAGACAAGCTATAATAGATAAAAAAATTCAAAAGGCTCATGAGAGTCTTACAAGGACTCAAGATATATTTTATGAGCTTATGGCATCTTTAGATATAAGCAGTGGTGCTGAATGGTCAAAACAACTTATGGGTATATATGAATTCATAACAAAAAGACTTGCAGATGCTAATATAAAAAAAGATGTAGAAATTATGAATGAAGTAGTACCATTAATAGAAGATATAAGAAATACATGGTATGAAGCTGAAAAACTATCAAGAGGACAAAGATAA
- a CDS encoding flagellar protein FlaG, which yields MEVRGIGERKQISSYIKSNILNPSVNDNNIEYLENSIREDKLKDAINEINNYLKGEETHIECETYEGFKNQFIIKIVDNVTKEIIKEIPPKKILDLVAEICKLAGVIMDKKV from the coding sequence GTGGAGGTTAGAGGAATTGGTGAGAGAAAACAAATAAGTTCATATATAAAATCTAACATATTAAACCCATCAGTAAATGATAATAATATTGAATACTTAGAAAATTCTATAAGAGAAGATAAACTAAAAGATGCTATAAATGAAATTAATAATTATCTTAAAGGAGAAGAAACTCATATAGAATGTGAAACATATGAAGGTTTTAAAAATCAATTCATAATTAAAATAGTAGACAATGTAACTAAAGAAATTATAAAAGAAATACCACCTAAAAAAATATTAGATTTGGTAGCTGAAATATGTAAACTTGCAGGAGTTATAATGGATAAAAAAGTGTAA
- the csrA gene encoding carbon storage regulator CsrA: MLVVKRKKGESILIGDDIEINIVDIDNGAVKISIEAPKEITILRKELYTQVQQENKNAIDIDMSILKTLKNK; this comes from the coding sequence ATGCTAGTTGTAAAAAGAAAAAAAGGTGAATCTATTTTAATTGGAGATGACATAGAAATAAATATAGTTGATATAGATAATGGTGCTGTAAAAATATCTATAGAGGCTCCAAAAGAAATTACAATTTTAAGAAAAGAACTTTATACACAAGTACAACAGGAAAATAAAAATGCCATAGATATAGATATGTCTATTTTAAAAACATTAAAAAATAAGTAA
- the fliW gene encoding flagellar assembly protein FliW, protein MKLETKCHGIIEYNKDDIIEFKKGIPGFDNLKKFINFPIENNEVFSVLHSIENNEIGFIVTSPFSVINDYEINLDDNVINRLKIEKEKDVLVLNTVTLHSKLENITVNLCAPIVINIKTKLGEQIILNNGKYEIKHPLFKEDI, encoded by the coding sequence ATGAAACTGGAGACTAAATGTCATGGAATCATAGAGTATAATAAAGATGATATAATAGAATTTAAAAAGGGGATTCCTGGGTTTGATAATTTAAAGAAGTTTATTAATTTTCCTATAGAAAATAATGAGGTCTTTAGTGTACTTCATTCCATAGAAAATAATGAAATTGGATTTATAGTAACATCACCTTTTAGTGTAATAAATGATTATGAAATTAATCTTGATGATAATGTTATTAATAGATTGAAAATAGAAAAAGAAAAAGATGTACTAGTATTAAATACGGTTACTTTACATTCTAAATTAGAAAATATAACAGTAAATTTGTGTGCTCCTATAGTTATAAATATAAAAACAAAATTAGGGGAACAAATAATATTAAATAATGGAAAGTATGAAATTAAACATCCCTTATTTAAGGAGGATATTTAA